One window of the Streptomyces sp. TS71-3 genome contains the following:
- a CDS encoding VOC family protein, protein MPIPGLTRLDHVGFTVPDLDQAQDFLVDVLGCTYLYELGPHRDDAGSWMSEHLGVDDRAVIHRIRFFRFGERTLFEVFEYEAPGRNEVPPRNSDVGGHHIALYVEDLDTAVTDLRRRGLRVLGAPTASTGAHAGQRWVYFLSPWGMQFELVSYPGGKAYDRDPDAFA, encoded by the coding sequence GTGCCCATTCCCGGACTGACCCGCCTCGATCACGTCGGCTTCACGGTTCCCGACCTGGATCAGGCGCAGGACTTCCTCGTGGACGTCCTCGGGTGCACTTACCTGTACGAGCTCGGCCCCCACCGGGACGACGCCGGGAGCTGGATGAGCGAACACCTCGGCGTGGACGACCGCGCGGTGATCCACCGCATCCGCTTCTTCCGCTTCGGCGAGCGCACGCTGTTCGAGGTCTTCGAGTACGAGGCGCCCGGACGCAACGAGGTGCCGCCGCGCAACAGCGACGTGGGCGGTCACCACATCGCGCTGTACGTCGAGGACCTCGACACGGCGGTGACCGACCTGCGCCGGCGCGGCCTGCGCGTCCTGGGCGCGCCGACAGCCAGCACCGGCGCCCATGCCGGACAGCGCTGGGTGTACTTCCTGTCGCCGTGGGGGATGCAGTTTGAGCTAGTGTCCTACCCCGGTGGCAAGGCGTACGACCGCGACCCGGACGCCTTCGCCTGA
- a CDS encoding GntR family transcriptional regulator translates to MPDRDGTRAAVASQRIADGLRDRILSGALPPGTRIKQDEIAAELSASRLPVREALRILQSAGLVTLRANQGAWVTSMDMRDCELSYKIRERIEPLLLSESAPRLTDDDLARLGDLQQRIEQTDDVEQFLVLDRRLHWLTYRHHDAEDLAAIVARLWDTTQHYRRAFTRLTMTRRSWVINAEHRLLVEALRDRDTASAEHMLTLHIRRTREELSRHPEVFDAE, encoded by the coding sequence GTGCCCGACAGAGACGGAACGCGGGCCGCCGTGGCCAGCCAGCGCATCGCCGACGGGCTGCGTGACCGAATCCTGTCGGGCGCCCTTCCGCCTGGTACGCGGATCAAGCAGGACGAGATCGCCGCCGAACTGAGTGCCAGTCGGCTGCCGGTCCGCGAGGCGCTGCGGATTCTGCAGTCGGCCGGCCTGGTCACGCTGCGGGCGAACCAGGGCGCCTGGGTCACCAGCATGGACATGCGCGACTGTGAACTCAGCTACAAGATCCGCGAGCGGATCGAGCCGCTGCTGCTGAGCGAGTCCGCGCCTCGCCTGACCGATGACGACCTCGCCCGGCTGGGTGACCTGCAACAGCGGATCGAACAGACAGACGACGTCGAGCAGTTCCTCGTTCTGGACCGCCGGCTGCACTGGCTGACCTACCGCCACCACGACGCCGAGGACCTCGCCGCCATCGTCGCCCGGCTGTGGGACACCACCCAGCATTACCGGCGCGCCTTCACGCGGCTGACCATGACCCGCCGCAGTTGGGTCATCAACGCCGAACACCGCCTGCTCGTCGAAGCGCTGCGAGACCGCGACACGGCCTCCGCGGAACACATGCTGACACTGCACATCCGCCGGACCCGCGAGGAGCTTTCCCGGCATCCGGAGGTGTTCGACGCGGAGTGA
- a CDS encoding FAD:protein FMN transferase: MGTAFSFDVRDPVTLAVRRALAESVAWLHHVDEVFSTYRPDSVISRLGRGELPRQRCGPEVAEVLRLCEAAERASGGWFSHTAGDRLDPSGLVKGWAVDRASDLLHEAGAHRTCVNGGGDIRLRGEPAPGMPWRIGIADPLRPGRLVAVVTGRDCAVATSGTAERGHHVLDPHTGKAATGLLSLTLTGPDLTLTDAYATAAFAMGDAARAWTTSLSGHQALAMTRAGHVWRTPGFPGPPVISTDRESDRTTGPASLPRSYP; the protein is encoded by the coding sequence ATGGGAACCGCCTTCTCCTTCGATGTCCGCGACCCTGTCACCCTCGCCGTGCGCCGCGCCCTGGCGGAGTCGGTCGCCTGGCTGCACCACGTGGACGAGGTGTTCTCGACCTACCGCCCTGACAGCGTGATCAGCAGGCTCGGCCGCGGCGAACTGCCCCGGCAGCGGTGCGGGCCCGAGGTGGCCGAGGTGCTGCGCCTGTGCGAGGCGGCAGAGCGCGCCAGCGGCGGGTGGTTCAGCCACACGGCCGGCGACCGGCTCGACCCGTCGGGCCTGGTCAAGGGCTGGGCCGTCGACCGGGCCTCGGACCTCCTGCACGAGGCCGGTGCGCACCGCACCTGTGTCAACGGCGGCGGCGACATCCGGCTTCGCGGCGAGCCGGCACCCGGCATGCCCTGGCGAATAGGGATAGCCGACCCGCTCCGCCCCGGCAGGCTGGTGGCCGTCGTCACCGGCCGGGACTGCGCAGTGGCCACATCCGGCACCGCGGAGCGGGGCCACCACGTGCTCGACCCACACACCGGCAAAGCCGCCACCGGCCTGCTCTCGCTGACGCTCACAGGACCCGACCTCACGCTGACGGACGCCTACGCGACGGCGGCCTTCGCGATGGGGGACGCGGCACGTGCCTGGACCACGTCCCTCAGCGGACACCAGGCCCTGGCGATGACACGCGCGGGCCACGTCTGGCGGACCCCGGGCTTCCCCGGTCCTCCGGTCATCAGCACCGACCGCGAGAGCGATCGCACGACAGGGCCCGCCTCGCTGCCACGGTCGTACCCCTGA
- a CDS encoding FMN-binding protein codes for MRRAVLTTVTTVAGVIVLLSLKPHDSTPATGAPAPPSPPGAGPSSGSSRASRSPVTGTATGRVSSTPYGPVQVAVTMVKGRITGIRALRTPTDAARSRQIAAMAVPRLTREALDAQGAGIDAVSGASYTSQGYVQSLQSALDRAGARAH; via the coding sequence ATGCGCAGAGCCGTTCTGACCACGGTGACGACCGTGGCGGGCGTGATCGTGCTGCTCTCACTGAAGCCGCACGACTCCACACCGGCGACGGGGGCCCCAGCACCCCCTTCGCCGCCGGGTGCGGGCCCGTCGTCGGGGTCGTCGCGGGCCTCCCGCAGTCCCGTGACCGGCACCGCCACGGGCAGGGTGAGCAGCACCCCCTACGGGCCGGTCCAGGTGGCCGTGACGATGGTGAAGGGCAGGATCACCGGCATCAGGGCGCTACGGACCCCCACCGATGCCGCCCGGTCCCGGCAGATCGCGGCGATGGCCGTGCCACGGCTGACCCGGGAGGCCCTGGATGCCCAGGGCGCCGGGATCGACGCGGTCTCCGGAGCCAGCTACACGAGCCAGGGATACGTCCAATCCCTCCAGAGCGCGCTGGACCGGGCCGGTGCCCGAGCACACTGA
- a CDS encoding ferric reductase-like transmembrane domain-containing protein, whose translation MTTAGPVTPHEQRPGGRLPGLVPALVRLLIAVGTAAVLALWWRHTGSVTGAGDWITGAGQITGLLAGYACAVLLLLMARVPLLDHAIGTDRLARWHAMGGRYTVCLASAHVLLIVWGYALTSGTDVVSQATTLILDYPDLLKGAAGFLLLLATGWLSARAVRRRVSYETWHHLHLATYLAVFLAFWHQLSDGADFVSDPPARFAWYGLYGAVAAALAWYRFVVPVRQALRHRLRVAEVRPEAPGVVSVYVTGRRLEALRARPGQFFRWRFLTHGMWWAANPYSLSAPAHPTHLRITVKAAGAHSAAAARLAPGTRVLAEGPYGAFTARRRRDRNVLLLAGGVGITPLRALFETLPGEVTLIYRARRPEDLALRGELDAVAAARHATVHYAVDEPGGPALPMTARSLRRLVPDIAEREVYLCGPPGMTHAAHQALRGAGVPRRRVHHESFAL comes from the coding sequence ATGACGACGGCGGGGCCCGTCACACCCCACGAGCAGCGGCCCGGCGGGCGCCTGCCGGGCCTCGTCCCGGCGCTGGTCCGGCTGCTGATCGCGGTGGGCACGGCGGCGGTCCTGGCGCTGTGGTGGCGGCACACCGGATCAGTGACCGGAGCCGGCGACTGGATCACCGGCGCCGGCCAAATCACCGGGCTGCTGGCCGGATACGCCTGTGCCGTGCTCCTCCTGCTCATGGCGCGCGTGCCGCTGCTCGACCACGCGATCGGCACCGACCGGCTGGCACGCTGGCACGCCATGGGCGGCCGCTACACCGTCTGCCTGGCCTCGGCCCACGTGCTGCTCATCGTGTGGGGGTACGCGCTGACGTCCGGTACGGACGTCGTGAGCCAGGCCACCACGCTGATCCTGGACTACCCCGACCTCCTGAAGGGCGCGGCGGGGTTCCTGCTCCTGCTCGCGACCGGATGGCTGTCCGCCCGTGCCGTGCGCCGCCGGGTCTCCTACGAGACCTGGCACCACCTCCACCTGGCGACCTATCTGGCTGTCTTCCTCGCCTTCTGGCACCAGTTGTCGGACGGCGCCGACTTCGTGTCCGACCCTCCGGCGCGGTTCGCCTGGTACGGCCTGTACGGCGCGGTGGCCGCGGCGCTCGCCTGGTACCGCTTCGTCGTACCGGTGCGCCAGGCGCTGCGCCACCGGCTGCGGGTCGCCGAGGTGCGTCCCGAGGCGCCGGGCGTCGTGTCGGTCTACGTGACCGGTCGCCGGCTGGAGGCGCTGCGGGCCCGGCCGGGCCAGTTCTTCCGCTGGCGGTTCCTGACCCACGGGATGTGGTGGGCCGCCAACCCGTACTCGCTGTCCGCCCCCGCCCACCCCACCCACCTGCGGATCACGGTGAAAGCTGCCGGTGCGCACAGCGCGGCCGCGGCACGGCTGGCACCCGGCACCAGAGTGCTGGCCGAGGGGCCGTACGGAGCCTTCACCGCACGCCGTCGGCGCGACCGGAACGTCCTGCTGCTGGCCGGCGGGGTGGGCATCACACCACTGCGTGCGCTCTTCGAGACACTCCCGGGCGAGGTCACACTCATCTACCGGGCTCGACGGCCCGAGGACCTGGCCCTGCGGGGCGAGCTCGACGCGGTGGCGGCGGCACGGCATGCGACGGTGCACTACGCCGTCGACGAGCCCGGCGGCCCTGCGCTGCCCATGACGGCCCGGTCGCTGCGCCGGCTGGTCCCGGACATCGCCGAGCGCGAGGTGTACCTGTGTGGCCCACCCGGCATGACGCACGCCGCTCATCAGGCGCTCCGCGGCGCCGGAGTGCCGCGGCGGCGCGTCCACCACGAGTCCTTCGCACTGTGA